From Salarias fasciatus chromosome 5, fSalaFa1.1, whole genome shotgun sequence, a single genomic window includes:
- the pacsin1b gene encoding protein kinase C and casein kinase substrate in neurons protein 1: MSGAYDESAFQEESTDSFWEVGNYKRTVKRIDDGHRLCNDLMNCIQERAKIEKAYAQQLTEWSKRWRQLIDKGPQYGTVERAWVAMMTEAEKVSDLHHDMRTNLMNNDFEKVKNWQKESYHKQMMGGFKETKEAEEGFKKAQKPWAKKLKELEAAKKSFHMACKEEKLASAREANSRAEASVTADQQKKLQEKLEKCRQDSQKAREKYERSLEELNHCTPPYKDGMELVFEQCQQFEDKRLDFLKEVLLEVKGHLNLAENQSYAAVYRELEHTIKSASPEEDLKWFDSMHGPSMHMNWPQFEEYNPDLAHHISKKEKSRKGTDGIMLTHVTSAVDHAQAGDRGSVSSYEKNQAYTASTEWSDEDQTAADSGNDTNGGSNPFDEDVGKGVRVKALYDYDGQEQDELSFRAGDELTKLEEEDEQGWCKGRLDNGKLGLYPANYVEPI, encoded by the exons ATGTCTGGAGCCTACGACGAGTCCGCCTTCCAGGAGGAGAGCACAGACAGCTTCTGGGAG GTTGGGAACTACAAACGCACGGTGAAGAGGATTGACGACGGTCATCGGCTGTGCAATGACCTGATGAACTGCATCCAGGAGCGTGCCAAAATTGAGAAAGCGTACGCACAGCAGCTGACCGAGTGGTCCAAAAGATGGAGGCAGCTGATAGACAAAG GGCCTCAGTATGGGACCGTGGAGCGAGCCTGGGTAGCGATGATGACGGAGGCAGAGAAGGTGAGCGACCTCCACCATGACATGAGGACTAACCTCATGAACAACGACTTCGAGAAGGTGAAGAACTGGCAGAAGGAATCGTACCACAAACAGATGATGGGGGGATTCAAGGAGACCAAAGAGGCGGAGGAGGGCTTCAAGAAGGCCCAGAAACCCTGGGCCAAAAAGCTAAAAGag CTCGAGGCGGCCAAGAAGTCGTTCCACATGGCTTGCAAAGAGGAGAAGCTGGCGTCGGCCAGAGAGgccaacagcagagcagaggccTCGGTGACGGCCGACCAGcagaagaaactgcaggagaagctggaaaAGTGCAGACAGGACTCCCAGAAG GCCAGGGAGAAGTACGAGCGGTCTCTGGAAGAGCTGAATCATTGCACCCCGCCCTACAAGGACGGCATGGAGCTGGTGTTCGAGCAGTGCCAGCAGTTTGAAGACAAGAGGCTGGACTTCCTCAaggaggtgctgctggaggtcaaAGGCCACCTCAACCTCGCCGAGAACCAAAG TTACGCTGCAGTGTACAGAGAACTTGAACACACCATCAAGTCGGCCAGTCCGGAGGAAGATCTCAAGTGGTTTGACAGCATGCACGGCCCCAGCATGCATATGAACTGGCCGCAGTTTGAG GAGTACAACCCAGACCTCGCACACCACatctcaaagaaagaaaagtccagGAAAGGGACTGACGGCATCATGCTGACTCACGTCACCTCCGCGGTGGATCACGCTCAAGCAGGAGACCGGGGAAG TGTGAGCAGCTACGAGAAGAACCAGGCGTACACGGCCTCCACGGAATGGTCGGACGAGGACCAAACGGCCGCCGACTCGGGCAACGACACCAACGGAGGGTCCAACCCTTTCGACGAGGACGTGGGCAAAGGCGTGCGGGTGAAAGCGTTGTACGACTACGACGGCCAGGAGCAGGACGAGCTCAGCTTCAGGGCGG GCGACGAGCTGACGAAGCTGGAGGAAGAAGACGAGCAGGGCTGGTGTAAAGGCCGCCTCGATAACGGGAAGCTGGGCCTCTACCCGGCCAATTACGTGGAGCCCATCTAA
- the spdef gene encoding SAM pointed domain-containing Ets transcription factor, whose translation MSSQGLLEGTYGTRMGMTEDTLSLLDRNRGSAELWDMAETKPSMEALERSVPGLYLSCFDMLLTEETTWLVKVSEAPPTLPVPMARMEPQEEPEQCPVIDSQEQGLSPGLEGQEEERSLEQVQSMVVGEVLKDIETACKLLNITPDPIEWSTGNVQKWLLWTEHLYRLPHAGKAFQELTGKDLCAMSEEEFRHRSPQCGDTLHAHLDIWKSAAWMKERCSVGETKTAGNEELWSEADSSCSGQPIHLWQFLRELLLKPHSYGRCIRWLNKEKGIFKIEDSAHVARLWGLRKNRPAMNYDKLSRSIRQYYKKGIIRKPDVSQRLVYQFVHPV comes from the exons ATGTCAAGTCAAGGCTTATTAGAAGGAACCTATGGGACCAGGATGGGGATGACGGAGgacactctctccctcctggaTCGAAACCGGGGCTCCGCAGAACTGTGGGACATGGCGGAGACCAAGCCCAGCATGGAGGCCCTGGAGCGCAGCGTGCCGGGCCTCTACCTCTCCTGCTTTGACATGCTGCTCACAGAAGAGACCACGTGGCTGGTGAAGGTCTCGGAGGCCCCCCCGACGCTGCCCGTGCCCATGGCTCGTATGGAACCCCAGGAGGAGCCCGAGCAGTGTCCCGTCATCGACAGTCAGGAACAGGGACTGTCTCCCGGGCtggaggggcaggaggaggagcgatcCCTGGAGCAGGTGCAGAGCATGGTGGTGGGAGAAGTGCTGAAGGACATCGAAACAGCCTGCAAACTGCTGAACATCACTCCAG accCTATAGAGTGGAGCACGGGGAACGTCCAGAAGTGGCTCCTGTGGACTGAACACCTGTACAGGTTGCCTCACGCGGGAAAGGCCTTCCAGGAGCTGACTGGAAAGGACCTGTGTGCCATGAGTGAGGAGGAGTTCCGCCACCGCTCGCCACAGTGTGGAGACACCCTGCACGCTCACCTGGACATATGGAAGTCAG CTGCCTGGATGAAAGAGAGGTGTTCAGTCGGAGAGACAAAAACTGCAG gcAACGAGGAGCTGTGGTCTGAGGCAGACTCCTCCTGTTCGGGTCAACCGATTCATCTGTGGCAGTTCCtcagggagctgctgctcaaaCCCCACAGCTACGGACGCTGCATCCGCTGGCTCAACAAGGAAAAAG GTATTTTCAAAATCGAAGACTCGGCTCACGTTGCCAGACTTTGGGGACTCCGAAAGAATCGTCCTGCTATGAACTATGACAAGCTGAGCCGCTCCATACGCCAGTACTACAAGAAAGGCATCATCCGCAAGCCCGACGTGTCTCAGAGACTGGTGTACCAGTTCGTCCACCCAGTAtga
- the ilrun gene encoding protein ILRUN has product MEGTDMDVDAELMQKFSCMGTTDKDVLISEFQRLLGFQLNPAGCAFFLDMTNWNLQAAIGAYYDFESPNVNTPSMSFVEDVTIGEGESVPPDTPFTKTWRIQNTGAESWPPGVCLKYIGGDQFGHVNTVMVKSLDPQEISDVSVQMRSPTNPGMYQGQWRMCTATGLFYGDVIWVILSVEIGGLLGVTQQLSSFETEFNTQPQRNVQGDFNPFASPQKNKHDATDNSFRDPGGAWERTQEPIQQDQNGLSHNAVNRASNGLQTNLSVVTYGQGIHGPYPFGQS; this is encoded by the exons ATGGAGGGCACGGACATGGACGTGGACGCGGAGCTCATGCAGAAGTTCAGCTGCATGGGCACCACGGACAAGGACGTCCTCATCTCGGAGTTTCAGAGGCTGCTGGGCTTCCAGCTCAACCCGGCCGGCTGCGCCTTCTTCCTGGACATGACCAATTG GAACCTGCAGGCCGCCATTGGTGCATATTACGACTTTGAAAGTCCCAACGTCAACACGCCATCCATGTCCTTCGTGGAGGACGTGACGATCGGAGAGGGAGAGTCCGTCCCTCCAGACACGCCGTTCACAAAGACCTGGAGAATACAAAACACGG GTGCAGAGTCATGGCCTCCAGGGGTTTGTCTCAAGTATATCGGCGGGGACCAGTTTGGGCACGTAAACACAGTAATGGTGAAGTCTTTAGATCCCCAAGAAATATCAGATGTGAGTGTGCAGATGCGAAGCCCCACAAATCCTGGCATGTACCAGGGCCAGTGGAGGATGTGCACAGCCACCGGATTATTCTACGGAG ATGTAATCTGGGTGATCCTTAGCGTAGAAATCGGCGGTCTCCTCGGCGTGACCCAGCAGCTGTCCTCCTTCGAGACGGAGTTCAACACCCAGCCCCAGCGCAACGTGCAGGGAGACTTCAACCCCTTCGCCTCGCCGCAGAAGAACAAGCATGACGCCACCGACAACAGTTTCAGAGATCCCGGGGGAGCGTGGGAACGCACGCAAGAGCCAATTCAGCAAGATCAGAATGGACTGTCTCACAATGCTGTAAATAGGGCGTCAAATGGTCTCCAAACCAATCTTTCGGTGGTGACTTATGGGCAG GGTATTCATGGACCCTATCCGTTTGGACAGAGCTAG